Within the Salvia hispanica cultivar TCC Black 2014 chromosome 4, UniMelb_Shisp_WGS_1.0, whole genome shotgun sequence genome, the region TctgaaatttctaatttgcAAAGCTTGGcataaaaaaggaataaaataaaataatctaataataaagttaaaaaataaataaataaataaaatcttggtGAATAAGCAAATGAAAGAGACAAAATAGAGGAACGAAATTTGTTGACCACCCTACCTGTCGGAGGGGCGGCGAGGCGGTGCATGCCGGCGGTGGCGGATTCGTGGCGGCGGCGGTACGGtgaagagagagggagagagagagaaagggagagaagagaaagagagaaggggAAGCCGCCGGAGGCGGGGGCGGCGCGACAGTGGCGGCTGGTCGACGGCAGCAAGGTGTGAAGGGGGGAGGCGATTGAAATTCTGATTTGGGGGAAGTGTTTTCATAATGTGCATTTGGGGAAGAAGTCAATAGTGTGattgagtgagagagagagaccgaTAAGTAAGTGAGTATATGGCTGATTTCATTTTAGAATTGAGGCTGCTCTTTTTCCTAATTAATTGATGGgccaataatttaaatagagttgggttaatttctaatttggtGCAAAGATTATGGGCTAGTTCGATGGAATAGACACTGGGCCAAGATTTATCAAAGAGCAAGAAGAATTGTTGGACTGGATGGAATTAATATCTAAAGGATTTAGGATGGAAGAATAAATTGTTAAGCTAAAATAATTAGTTGTGATCCAAGTTGTTATAGTTTTGCAtaaatttgtagtagtatatggAATATCACTTTAGTCGAAACCCGAGAATAGTGAAAGAAgaaacattaaataatatatgagtTCTAGAAATCTTCTTAaggataaataataaataaataaacaaaatgaaagagaTTAATTAGGAGGCATGCATTCCTATTAAAGTTTAAGGTTTCTTGAAGTTTGATTAgtatatcatattatattgttttgttATCAAAAAGGTTATCTCTACAAGTTAAAGTCGGAGCGAGAATttcaagttaaggaaattaaacGAACGAGGTGAGCTTTCTTatactaaaaacaaaaattatattttatgaaaactcGAACCCATGTTCGTGATTTGATGTTGTCTCGCCATAAATGTTTTGTGTATGATGCCTATCTGTTGGCTAAGGCCAAGTGAATTATGAATGATGATTATAagtcgaattcgggtcccagtgaGGGTGGTGTCCCCGCTCGGACTAGTGTTCACGAGATACCTCTgaccgtggaaggtggccaccttcccggCACAAGGATACCTCTGACCCGTTGGGCAGAGAAGGTGACCGTATGAGAACACCATCTCAGCGGCACAAGGATACCTCTGACCTGTTGGGCAGGGAAGGTGACCGTATGAGAATACCATCTCATCGGCACAAGATGATCAGATATGGCTAAGTACAGAATAATGGGGCTGCAGCCcaatgtgaatatttttagtacgCTCAGGTCTTTTCAATAAAACCCCTAAGTGTTACTGTGATGATGGCTTGACAATGGAGCTACTAGGCTTTGAAGTCCACCAAAACAATGTCGTCCCTTTGGTGTATGATCACTTACCATTTTTTTCCTCAAGGATATGCATGAGGTAGTCAGCCTTCTCATCATCGTCGTAGCCCATAAAAAGGTCCAGCCTCTCGGGCTCCTTCACAAGTATGTCGCTAGCAAGGAATTTTTGCTTCCTATCCAAACCTGGGACGGTGCGCAGCAGTTTTGAAACTTCAGTTCGTTTAGCACTTAGGTCGAACTCGTACCCGATACGGGTTGTTAAAGTGTCCAGGCGCTGGTTCGTTTCTTCGTTCATCTTTGACATCGCCTCCAAGATGGATTCCAATGCAGCCCCTGCCTTCCTTTTGCGATTAGGTTTGTTGGATGTAGTGTGGCTTTTGTAAGAGCTTTCACATCCGGTATCCGGATTGAGGCTTTCTTGGATCTCCTCTTGGGTGTACAAATCCTCTAGATTGACATTGTACACATCAGGATGAGGCTCCGGCATGGGAGAAGGGTCACCACCAGTTGGTGAAGGGACACGACCAGTCGGAGAAGGGGCAGCACCCATTTTGGCAAAAGCTTGAGTCATGCCCTCGCATCTTATACCAGCTGCATGATCCTTCCCATATATGTGCTTCCAGTCATTGTAAAATGGCCAAGACTTATACCTCATATAGCGTGCTTTAGAATCAACCTACAAGGAAAAAACAATAActtcaaatgaaaactcaCACTGATGATAAACAATATGCAGAACAGCAGGGGAGATGTGACTGAGTAACCTTCACGATTTGGGCCCACTGCTCGTCGTTGCATTCTATCTTCCAGTCACCATCTGAGTTGAATCCAACACCGCTACGGTCAAGCATCGAATTCAATGAATTGTAGAATTTCTTCCAAGTGTTGATCTTAGAGGAAATATAAGGTTGGGCTTTCACAGTTGTGTTAGGGATTTCTCGACGGATATATTCTTCAACACGAGTGAGGAATCCTGCTCGGAACCCATTATCGGCCTTCCAACGGTTAGTGACTAGGTCCTTCAAGGCAAGTATGAGGACTTCCTCCTCACGAGGTGACCAAGCGCGCCTAGACCTATCGGGCTTCATTCCACCAGTCTTAACGCGCATAGCACCACCTTCACAACGATAAAGTGTTCATGAATTATTTATCCTCAAAGTTCATGTTAATTGCAGTGCATAAACTAACCATTCGAGTTGTGGCTTTTCGATTCCGGTGGTATGTGAGAGTTAGGCATCATTCACACAAGCAGATTGAATTTATGACTACATGttctccaaaaaaaaacaaaaataatgacacaaaaataaagtaatatcaGAGAGAGAGCAAGGTAATCAGTAGTTGACAACAAAACGTAGATGCATCTGAAAGGCGTGAATAATATGAGAACATACACCGAATGATTCGACGGACGATTAAGCAACACATAGAACGAGAATTGGTAAGCAAATCACCTTGTCCGTGTGCCCTAAGAAGACGTCGGTTTGTTCTCGCCGCTAATCACTTCACCTCCGTGAGCTGTTGGCCATCTGCTTTGGGCGGGGAGTTTTCGCAGATGTAGAGAAGAAGGCGGGAGTGAAAATTTGGGgcaaatagaaaatatatatgtttattttggtTAAAGGgaaaatttggaattaatgtaatttgttAGGGACAAATATGTCATACAATCCAATAAAACATGCTTCCAACTAATGCAGACAAACACCGATGTAAGCCACATGTTGTAACAACTAAAGGAACCAAACACCATTTTGGAAAATATACTCTGCCACAAACTTGAAGGTAGCAACCCAAAccttcaaaattttttgaagtcTACTCATCTAATCAAACGAACCCTAAATGgagagtaaagtggaaaatgaaaaaagtagagagatgaaaaaagtagaaaaaagtggaaaaatttTGGATGGACTATTATTTGGGCTGTGATATTTCTTATGCCCAGATGTTATTAATTGGGCTGAGCCCAATTGCTTAAACCCTCTCACcagatgctgccacgtgtcTCTCTCTTTGGATGATGGCTTCTAAGCCGTTGGATGTAGGGTtgattgtgttaagtgagaaTGGGGTTGGTGCCGATTCTTAATTCAGgattcatctctctctctctctccactcttGTGTGACTCAGAgcatctctctcttctcttctctcttctccGGTGATCTTCCGGCCTTCTCTTGGTGATCTTCCATGGTTCTTTGAGTGTAAGATCATTTGTGAGTGCTGGTGTGCAGCAATCTCTTCGATTGCTTAGTTCTGGAGAAGTTTTAGGGTTTGTGAGAACTTGAAGGCCGTGTGTAGAGAATTTGTTCGGTGGAACTAGATCTGGTGTGAGGGGTTTCATTAGTGGAGGTATTGGTGGTCTGAGGGTTAACTCTATCCAATCCATTGGTGCTCCCTTGGATCTAATTCTGGAAGAATAGATCAGTGTTTGGTTGCGGCGGGTTCTGAGCCAAGTTTTCTTTGATCTCTTGTTCTTGCTCTCTGGTGTTTAGTTGATTACTTGTGTTTAGATCCGAGAGGATCTCTCTTAGTATTACTAACTCGTTTCTTGAGTGTGCAGGTGCAATTGAGTACTATTGAAGTTGGAGTTACAACTCCAAGACcttgtaatagttagaactAGATTCGTAGTAATCTTAGTTTGTATTACTTGTGTAAATCAGCCGCGTGGGTGAGAGTTTGGCTGAGCTCtcttgtacaagaacaaagaggtctcggtaattagtgaatctagactaatctgatccctacagtggtatcagagccacgggGGGGTTAGTCTAGCACGCCGAGTCGCTTAAGGAGGTGGGCAAGTGGAATCCTCCTTCGAGAGGGGATTCACTCTGGTAAATTGGCTTATCCTTCTTGGTTTATGTTTCTGTTTAGTGCCAACTATAGGTTTGGGCTTTTGTTTCTGGTAGACAGTCTCTGGCAAGGACTTAGGACTTCTGTGCTTTCTTTTCTCTGTGTTGCTTCCGCTGGTTTTGTGCTCTGTGATCTGTGATCTCAAGTTACTTGACCACCAAGCATCTTGTACTGCCCAAGTGACCCCCTGCGCCCTCCAGTAGTGAGTGATTGCGAGCTGGGATAGCCTTGGCCAGTCTTGCTCGTGACAGTCAAGGATTTGAGTCCCTTTCTGTTGTGTGAAAGCTCTTGGTCCGTTCTTGTGTTGCTGGTGTATGTCTCTGTGCTTTCAGGTGTGTAAGGCTGTGTGTTTCTGTCTTGCTTCCTGCTTTCTTGTAAATTTTCTTGCTAAAATGGCTCAACCTGTTGGTTTGGTTCCTtataatggtaaaaatgattttgctatttggaaacagaaaatgaaatgtgttttgattcaacaaaaagtttttaaagttGTTGATGGTACTTTACCTGAGGATACTACTCAGGATAAAATTGATGAGATGAATGATCTGGCAAGGGCTACCATTGTGTTAAATCTATCTGATTCTGTGATTAGGAAAGTTGATCATGAGGAATCTGCTGCTGAAATGTGGAAATTGCTTGATACTCTGTATACTGAAACCTCTATGTCTTCCAGAATGTATTTGCTTGA harbors:
- the LOC125221165 gene encoding uncharacterized protein LOC125221165; its protein translation is MPNSHIPPESKSHNSNGGAMRVKTGGMKPDRSRRAWSPREEEVLILALKDLVTNRWKADNGFRAGFLTRVEEYIRREIPNTTVKAQPYISSKINTWKKFYNSLNSMLDRSGVGFNSDGDWKIECNDEQWAQIVKVDSKARYMRYKSWPFYNDWKHIYGKDHAAGIRCEGMTQAFAKMGAAPSPTGRVPSPTGGDPSPMPEPHPDVYNVNLEDLYTQEEIQESLNPDTGCESSYKSHTTSNKPNRKRKAGAALESILEAMSKMNEETNQRLDTLTTRIGYEFDLSAKRTEVSKLLRTVPGLDRKQKFLASDILVKEPERLDLFMGYDDDEKADYLMHILEEKNGK